One stretch of Callospermophilus lateralis isolate mCalLat2 chromosome 11, mCalLat2.hap1, whole genome shotgun sequence DNA includes these proteins:
- the LOC143409389 gene encoding olfactory receptor 1-like, with translation MKKNQTHISEFLLLGLPIQPEHQNLFYALFLAMYLTTILGNLLIIVLICLDSHLHTPMYLFLRNLSFSDLCFSCVTMPKLLQNMQSQVPSIPYAGCLTQIYFFIFFGHLGNFILVAMAYDRYVAICFPLHYTTIMSPKLCLSLVVFSWVLTTFYSLLHTLLLPRLSFCADNVIPHFFCEISALLKLACSDTRVNELVIFVVGGIFAVIPFLLILLSYTKIVSSILKVPSARGIYKVFSTCGSHLSVVSLFYGTIIGLYLCPSANNSTVKDTVMALMYTVVTPMLNPFIYSLRNRDIKGALRRVLCRKKILF, from the coding sequence ATGAAAAAAAACCAAACTCACATCTCAGAGTTCCTCCTCCTGGGCCTGCCCATCCAGCCCGAGCACCAAAACCTATTCTATGCCCTGTTCCTGGCCATGTATCTTACCACCATCCTGGGGAACCTCCTCATCATTGTCCTCATTTGCCTGGACTCCCATCTCCACACTCCCATGTATTTGTTTCTCAGAAATTTGTCCTTCTCTGACCTCTGCTTTTCCTGTGTCACCATGCCCAAATTGCTACAGAACATGCAGAGTCAAGTTCCATCCATCCCCTATGCAGGCTGTCTgacccaaatttacttcttcattttttttggaCACCTTGGGAATTTCATCCTTGTGgccatggcctatgaccgctatgtggccatctgctTCCCGCTGCACTACACCACCATCATGAGCCCCAAGCTCTGTCTCTCCCTGGTGGTGTTTTCCTGGGTGCTGACCACATTCTATTCCTTGTTACACACCCTGCTTCTTCCCAGATTATCCTTCTGTGCAGACAATGTGATCCCCCACTTTTTCTGTGAAATATCCGCCCTGCTCAAGCTGGCCTGCTCTGACACTCGTGTTAATGAGTTGGTGATATTTGTTGTAGGAGGAATTTTTGCTGTCATCCCATTCTTACTCATTCTTTTGTCCTATACAAAGATCGTGTCCTCCATCCTCAAGGTCCCTTCTGCTCGTGGTATCTACAAGGTCTTCTCCACTTGTGGCTCCCATCTCTCTGTGGTGTCACTGTTCTATGGGACAATTATTGGTCTCTACTTATGTCCATCAGCTAATAATTCTACTGTGAAAGACACTGTCATGGCTCTGATGTACACGGTGGTGACTcccatgctgaaccccttcatctacagcctgaggaacagaGACATAAAGGGGGCCCTCAGACGGGTCCTTTGTAGGAAGAAAATTCTCTTCTGA